CTCAAGACTAAAACACAGCGACGCTCAAAGAATCagctaaattaattaaaaatcccaTTCTGTCCTCATTAACGCCGTGGTGTGGCAGCAGGCCTCACCTTTACGTTCCTTGGCAGGCCTGTGACAACatccagagctcctgggagTGCGTATGGTTAATCTCACTGAAATCCCACATAAATCTCCTAAATTCCTGAGAGAACAAGAACCAAAAATAAGAGGCACGTCACAGGGTGTGGATCACatgtaaattatttcaaaccACTTTGTGCTCAGATTTAAGAGACTATTTTCTGCTGTAGCATAAGTCAGGATATCCCATGGGAGTCCTGTCACtcctctttatttatttatatcttaACTTGAGACGGTTTTAGCATTTGCTTTGGAAATCTTGTCTGGGAGGGTGTATTGGAAAATAAGAAGTCTCAAAATGCAGCCTGCTTGCCTTCCAGAGGGGAAAATACTCGCCTTGTTTTGCCTGTGGTTGCAGAACTTCCAGGTAATGAAGATAACCTCACCAGGATAAGGttctcttctgtcttttttaGCTTCCTAATTAAGTTAAGCAGAAGAGATTCAACCTGTAGGTGCTCCCTTATATAACTCTATAGTAGCCATTTTTGCTTAATAGTTCATGAAAACATTGGtgcattttttaattacctAACCAGATATTCCTTATCTGTACTGTAAGGAATCACTGTTTCTGTTGTGAAGTCTGGGGTTTATGtccttatttttttgtttttctggatcATTATTGGGAACACTTGACGTTACCACAGATATTTTGAACAAGCTAAAGGCAGGTTTTACCCAGGTGACTTTCTACACTCACTCAAGCTCAGAGAAGATGTTCCAGCTTGTCACAAGTTCTGTACTTATATATAAAATGCGgaggttgattttttttgtctggaacATCTGTAAAATGGAGACAGGCATTAAATCTCATAAGAGctatttttgtaaaatgaaCGAAGCctggttttgtgtttatttttagtgtgtgtgtgtgtgttgtggtGGAGGAAAGCAGCAACTGATCCACAAAATTCCTGCATCCTTAGCCTAGATCTAATGCAGAAAATTGAATACAGTTCCTTTCCTCTTATCTTTGTATTAGTTTCTTGTAGACTGAGCTAgtcatctttattttaaaactattctGGTCCAGTCTAGAGCAGTGTAACAGAACAGGTGAGACATCATTTGGCATTGAAACCTTCTTGATTgttggttttgtcttttaaaaaaacagctctCCCAAGCAATCCAGCATCAAAACCTAACCTAGTGGTTCCTTCCAAAACAGCAAAGGGTTGGTCACAAGGTTGatcctgaggctgctgcttctcccttgCTCTTGGTGAGTCGTGCATGATGTTGATCCCTCTCCATCCTGACCTGAAACAAGGCCATGGACAAGCAGACTCAGTTTTGAGACGGCAAAGAAACCACTAAGTTAACACTTACCAAATGCCCACAGGAAAGAAGGGGGAGAGCTGCCAAGTCAGTGAAGCTACACCCCAGCTGTGCTTGCCTGCCAGAACACATCTATACGTGGGATTACCAAATGATTGCCTGGGCAggttcctgcagctctcaggtgaGGCCGCGGGTGCTCCCTTTGCCGTCAGCAAGAGCTGGAATGTGCACAACTTAATTAACAAAAAGATGATGTCTGCAGACATGTTTCACCACCCTCCTTCCTTCCAAACGATACGCCTTAGAGACAAACTGATTGAGGCAGGATAATTCTTTATTCCAACGTGATTTCTGCCTGGCTGAGCAACTGGGAGTGAGGTGGGAGCAAAAAAGATGATGTCTGCAGACATGTTTCACCACCCTCCTTCCTTCCAAACGATACGCCTTAGAGACAAACTGATTGAGGCAGGATAATTCTTTATTCCAACGTGATTTCTGCCTGGCTGAGCAACTGGGAGTGAGGTGGGAGCggtgagtgctgcagctgctgtgtcacTGAGCCACTGctgggtcactgctggctgcaggtgcaGACAAAACCTTTTTGTACCAGTTCTGCCACCCCGTCCCCTCAACCAGGCAGGGTCCAGCAGGTGATGGTCCCTCTGTCTTCTGCCCTCATGAGactccacctgcagagctgcctccagctctggggccatATCAcaaggatgtggagctgctggagccagtgcagaggaggccacaaagattCTCCAAGAGTTgaagcccctctgctctggagccaggctgggagagctggaggtgttCACCTAGAGAAGAGCCATATCAcaaggatgtggagctgctggagccagtgcagaggaggccacaaagattCTCCAAGAGTAACTGATTGAGGCAGGATAATTCTTTATTCCAGCGTGATTTctgcctggctgagcagctgggagtgAGGTGGGAGTggtgagtgctgcagctgctgtgtcacTGAGCCACTGctgggtcactgctggctgcaggtgcaGACAAAACCTTTTTGTACCAGTTCTGCCACCCCGTCCCCTCAACCAGGCAGGGTCCAGCAGGTGATGGTCCCTCTGTCTTCTGCCCTCATGAGactccacctgcagagctgcctccagctctggggcccaTATCAcaaggatgtggagctgctggagccagtgcagaggaggccacaaagattCTCCAAGAGTTgaagcccctctgctctggagccaggctgggagagctggaggtgttCACCTAGAGAAGAGaaacctcagagccccttccagagcctaaaggggctccaggagagctggagggacaggacacaggcaatggctttccactgccagagggcagcgatggatgggatattgagaaggaattgttccctgtcagggtgggcaggccctggcacagagcagctgtgactcccctggatccctcgaagtgtccaaggccagggtgaacagggcttggagcaacctgggacagtggaaggtgtccctgcccacggcaggggagtggaactggatgatctctgagatcctttcccacccaaaccattctgtgattaaagGATGTTGCGTGTTTGCAGCATCCACTGCGTGGTGAAGGCTTCGCTGTCCGGATTTCGGTACGTGGGGAGGGGTCGGTGTTGCCGCTGGCCGAGGCGGCCGAGCCCGGAGCGCCCGCCCGGCCCTGCCCGTGCCCGCTGCCCAGCGGCGACACCGCCCTGAGCCGCCTGGTTCGCCGCCTGCTCTCCGCCCGCAGCTCGCTCGACCTCTGCCTgttctccttctcctgcccgCAGCTCGCCCGGGCCGTGCAGCTGCTGCACCGCCGCGGGGTCCGTGTGCGCCTGGTGACGGACGCGCAGTACATGGGGCTGCACGGCTCCCAGATCGGCCGCCTGCGCCACGCGGGTGAGCGGCGATCCCGGCAGGGGCGATCCCGGCTTGGGGCGATCCCGGCTTGGGGCGATCCCGGCAGGGGCGATCCCGGCAGGGGCGATCCCGGCAGGGCCGCACCCCTTGTCCGTGGCTCGttgctgagctgtgtctgtgtctccGCAGGGATCCAGGTGCGCCACGACCAGCACAGCGGCTACATGCACCACAAGTTCGCCATCGTGGACCGGAGGATGCTCATCACGGGTTCCCTCAACTGGACCACCCAGGCCATCCAGAGCAACCGGGAGAATGTGCTGGTGGTGGAGGACGCCGAGTATGTGAAGGCTTTTCAGGATGAGTTTGAAAGGATTTGGGAAGAGTACAACCCTGCTaattacaggtttttttccGAAAGGCAGTAAATGATTGAGCTGCCTCACAGGGCTAATGGAGGTAATGTGGGTAACACCCACAGACTTTATTCTTATGTATAGACACCATTGTTTTGTCCGTCTGGGTGTAACTTTGGTAAATGTCCCCAGAGAAGTGTTCTCTGCCCTATAATGCCGCAGATGCCTTGCTGGGGGTCACTCCCGTGCTGGAGGGAGTGGCACAACTCTTTGGTTGtgggggtgacagtgacagagctgCATTCAGAGCCATTCAGACTTTGGGCGGGCTCGTTGCTGTGCCCTGGTCCCCACCAGGTGTGTTCATACGAGCGTGTGTTTCACTGGGAAAGGGAACGTTTTCCAGCTCGGGATATGGAATGGAATTGGCTACAATTGTATGGAAATGGAATTGTAGCCCAAGGGCTCCTCTAGCCGGTAACTAAAGGAGAGATAAGAGGCCTACAGCagaagatcggaagagcggttcagcaggagGGCGATCCCGGCACCGGGCGATCCCGGCACCGGGCGATCCCGGCAGGGGCGATCCCGGCACCGGGCGATCCCGGCTTGGGGCGATCCCAGCACCGGGCGATCCCGGCAGGGGCGATCCCGGCTTGGGGCGATCCCGGCTTGG
This genomic stretch from Ficedula albicollis isolate OC2 chromosome 14, FicAlb1.5, whole genome shotgun sequence harbors:
- the PLD6 gene encoding mitochondrial cardiolipin hydrolase; this encodes MPTGKKGESCQHPLRGEGFAVRISVRGEGSVLPLAEAAEPGAPARPCPCPLPSGDTALSRLVRRLLSARSSLDLCLFSFSCPQLARAVQLLHRRGVRVRLVTDAQYMGLHGSQIGRLRHAGIQVRHDQHSGYMHHKFAIVDRRMLITGSLNWTTQAIQSNRENVLVVEDAEYVKAFQDEFERIWEEYNPANYRFFSERQ